Part of the Carcharodon carcharias isolate sCarCar2 chromosome 11, sCarCar2.pri, whole genome shotgun sequence genome, ttgtgggtggggggttggtgggaagaAAGTACTAACTTTTCTTTTTAACTGAACAGAGCTATGCCCGAGATATAGCGAGGTGTATTTGGTGAGGGAACAAAGCGAAAGCTGCTTAGAAACACCAACCTGTGTGAGTCCTTTTATGTATCTTCAAGTTTTCTGAGCGAGCGAATACCTTCCCACAGGCCGGGAAAGGACATGGGAAAGGTTTCTCGCCTGTGTGAACTCTAATGTGATTTACCAGTTTGTATTTGGCTTTGAATGGCTTCCCTTCTCTGGGGCAGTCCTCCCAGTAACAAATGTGAACACTCTGCTCGGGTCCTCCGACATGCTCCACCGTGACATGGTTCACCAACTCGTGCATGGTGCTGAAAGTTTTCGAACAAGGCTTCTTTGAAGTCTCCTCCTGGTCAATCCACTTGCAGATTAACTCTTGCTTGATGGGCTGTCTCATGTACCTAAAGAATGCACCGGCGCCGTGATGAGCCGCTGCCAGGTTAACGTTTAAGTTCATGGGGTTGTAAGTGTGAAGGGAAGAGGCCGGGTAGGGTTCCGCTCTGTGATTAAAATGCTCTGGCCTGTACAGCTCCCCTGGCAAGCCCAGGCGCATCTGTCCGTTTAAAGTGTGGTGGGGTCCGGGTGCAGACTGTTCGTGCAGCCCCGGGAAGACGTCCGGATGTCCGTAGCTCCCTGTTGTGGACAGGAACATGccgtggtggtgatggtggtggtggtgatgggaggAAGAAGATGGGTGCTGTTCGGTCATTCCGTGCATGGCAGACGCTGGGAGATCTCTCCTGAGGATGTAGTCCCTGCCGCTCGCGTAGCCTGAGTGCGGGTGACCCGCTGGGTAGCTGCCCGGGTTCTGTGCGGAGCCAAAAATCGCCGCTGTCTGCGACTCAGGATGTCCAGCCATGTGTTGAGATGGACTGAGTTTGAGAGCACTGGACTGAGCCATGTGCTCGGGCCCAAAAGGGGTGAGAGTCACACTGGGATCGCTGCTCATCTCCCCAGGGTGGATATGTGTGTGGCTCACCAGCCCCGGGAAGCCTGACATATTCTGATGGGGATGGTATTTGTTCGCTGCCAAATCCGCTAATCTCAATGCTGGATTCCGCTTGCTTAACGCGGCTTCCATAACTACACAAGCCTGTCCATCCACACTAGTTGGTGgtacagtttttctctctctctctcttcaaagccccccccctaccccacccccacccgcccgccccccccccaaaaaaaaagaaGCTTGAAAATATATTATTGAGTGCAGTTAACGCACTTTTTGAGCACTTTTAACCCTgcctttctcactctgtcctcaagCGATTGGCAGAACATAGAGCGATTAGACGACACAGTGGGGAAATATAGTTCAGAGATGGCAAGGCCGGGATTGGCGACTTTGGGCTGATTGGCAGATGCGCCGTTCAGGCAATTCGCCCGTTTGCAGCGGAGCGGCGCAGCGGGATCCTCCCACCTCCTGCCTGCATTCCCCGCAATGTTGCTCTTGCTCAAGTTTTGACTCCGAAACTTCAAGAAATTAggcacttgtttttttttaaactgctccccctcccccccccacccctcaccacccctctccccacatatGGCATGAAAACTCCATAACTGGTCATTAAAGAATCGCAATGGGcttccccaccatcccccaccgtCACCCCACCTTCAAAGAATGGAAGTATTTTCTGTAGGAATGTTAGCTGTGAATATTTAAATTCGCCTTATCAGTGAGAAAGTATTGGTGACAAATCACTTCTTCAAAATGTGGTTTACTAAtagatttgttttttttaattggttCAAAAATAATTTATAAACCGGTTCTACAATTCCAATGTAAAGATAACGAAGTTGCGTTATATATTGGTATTTTACAGCATTCTTTCAATTTTCAATCTTACGATAATAAAACTTATGCTGTAAATATAGATGAAGCTCAATATGACCACAATTACGAATAACTAATTTACAGTTCGCGTAGGTTAAACTGTTTTTCTGcgggatctaattgaaacttgATATGCATGTAAGAGATGAACGCCTTCACAAATAAAATAAGGGTTTGCGAATACTAATGCAAAGTGTTTCAGCAAGCCGTTATGAATAAAGTATGTAAATTCATGGAAGAATAATACGTGCAAGGTTTCTCAAATTCGATTTGGTGTTTCATAATCAATATTTTAATCCTATATTCGTGTATCAAATTACAAAAATAAACGCATGAAAATATTTAAACCGACCGGTAGAAAGAAGATCCAcccaaatgtcacaagtgttttgCAGTTGTGAACCTATTCGCGAAAGTGGGTTTGGTAGGAAGTgtatcagtgtgacagggcagggtcTCCTCTCTTCATCTTGCTTAAAATATGAAGGAAAGGATAAGATGAAAGATGTGAACACCAGACATCGCATTGACTATGCTATATAGTTTTATTGTTATTGGTTTATATGCATGTATGCCAATGTTTTAAACTGGCTTAACCTAACTAAATCACATTCTCCCCAGCATCATAAATGCTCTGCCTAATAacgtttctgctgctgttgatactTTGCATTGTAACTCCTTACCAGGGGTTCAAGTACAGGTTGTGTCACTTTTTCTGAtttatattttaaatttatttgaaTAATCTACAACAAAATATAAGCATATATAGATGATGAATGGTTGGTATAAGCATATATAGATGGTGAAAAGTTGGTATAAGTATATATAGATGGTGAAAGGTTGGTATAAGTATATATATTTGGTGAAAGGTTGGTATAAGTATGTATAAATGATGAAAGGTTGGTATAAGTATATATAGATGGTGAAAAGTTGGTATAAGTATATATAAATGGTGAAAGGTTGGTATAAGTATATATAGATGGTGAATGGTTGGTATAAGTATATATAAATGGTGAATGGTTGGTATAAGTATATATAGATGGTGAATGGTTGGTATAAGTATATATAAATGGTGAATGGTTGGTATAAGTATATATGGATGGTGAAAGGTTGGTATAAGTACATACAGATTGGGAATGGGTAGGTGCAGAATTTGTCAGTGAAATTTAACACGATGAGGTCGTTTGACCGAAGTAGGATTTACTATTCATCCCAGGTGAAATAATGTAACGTAGTTTGCtttaaaatgaaatttaattGTTCTGAAATGTCGCAACATAAACTTAATTACAGAAAATATGTTTATTTGACAAAAGTCCGAGTTTGTTGAAATAGGGCTATGTTAAAATACAGTGTTTCGGTATAGAGAAAATAATAGGAATAATTATCACATAAGTAGAGATTCTTAGCTTTCAAAGACAAAAATTAATATGAATCTGTAAACTTCAGTACCATGAATGAGATTAAGATTAATTATAGCATAAAtaaatgtgtatatatatatatatatataacatcaTTAGTTCTCTTGTTTAATGCACCTTTCTATTTGTAATACTTTTTACATATGAACCGACCTGAAAAATTCTTATGCAGTTACTTGATTTAGGATTGCGAAAAATAAGATGATTAGAAATAGACTAACACAAAAAATAAAAACTGGTACGTGACAAAGTCATATCATTAACTTTAGTAATTATTTATTTCCCATAGATTCAACACGTGTAGATATTTCATACTACCACCAACCCTTCAAATCTTTCTTAATGTTTTTATAAAATCgagaggtttttttaaaaatgaatttaaaaaactatAATGTCGGGAGGAATTGGACACGAGTTATTGCCCTAGAGCCTTATCACAAACAACGCTGATACTCTATGTAGTCTTCTTGAACCCAAATATTTATAGAGTTTTCTGACTAGCTTCTTTATTAACAACTGATATAACGTTTGAAACATTCTTTATGTTCTTGTGATTCTATTATAGACATCCAGCTAGCCAATATTACCAGATAGTTAATATTTATAAAGCTTAGCATCATCATTGTGAAGTTTTATTGTTAATACTTCGGCTGCTACCTGTTTGTTCGTACACGCTGTATATAAGACGCATTATAAGTTCTGCGTGTATATGCTGTACGTGCGTGTGTATGTCCCTTGTTTTCACAGTATTTTATGCTACTTGGAGGTTTTTGTTTTGCCAACGCTTTGTTAATTTTCTGTCTGTGTTACATTTTTCCATAAGTTTCCATTCTTACTGCACCATTACCATGCTTGTCCAGGCGCATGTCCTTCAAACATTAGCTAtttgtatcgtcccaaacctccACCAAGGCATGtgccaaaaaaaaatgcaaatttgcaCTACTGATGATAGCAAATAATTTACACAATTCTCAGGTTTTggtacatggactttagcaaacaATGGAACAAATGACGAAGGAACTATGAGCAGGCTCTTCTGAAATTTTGTCGTGAAGCAGTTTGATCTCTTCCTACAAACCAGCCAAGCAGAAAGGATTGCCACACCTTTAGCACATAAAAGCTACAGCACCATTTCTATCACACGATTCATTTTATGGGAATGTAGCAGAAGCGTATTGTTTATTATTGTGCGTTGCCAATCTTCATAAATGAAGAATACTGATTGACACGCTTtcaaaaatgtttaaaataaataGTATTTGCAAACTGGATGTTTCATATTGTTCCTTAAGCTTCACACTAAATCAAGTTACGAGACCCATTATTGTGACATTTTAACAAAAACACTGTGTGTCATGAAGGGTATAAGAATGTTACATATGAGGAGTCTTTCTCACTACAATATGAAATTCAAAAGCAACAAAAATTTGCAATTTCATCAGTTGCCTTTCAAgtgatcaccttctcaaggagcaCAACAGCCTCCTAGCAAGTTCCCCCGCTACAAGTGCTTGCTACTTGCAATGAAATAAACACCACTGTCCAGTTCTCTTTTGCAATTAATAAAGTTTGTCCCCGCATTGTTGATAACAAAATAAAATGAAGATTTATGATTTGAGTAGCCTGGTAAGTTGATTGTATTGTAAAGGGGTTTTGATGTTACACGCGTTCCCTTGTCGCTGTCCTTGATCAACGCAGCATGATACGTATCTGTCATCGATTAATATGTCTCAATATATACTTCTGTGATCGATTTATTTATTCTCACTTTTTTTTAAGATTGTTACAAAATGTTGCGTAGAAATAAAATCCCGACTATTTGCAAATCCCAACTGCTCAAATTGATTTTAATAAATTTTCAACAAAGTACATTTCAATAGATTCTAACCAACACCCTGAAGAAAGTTCTCTTCCTTTGGCGGAACCCTGCAGATACTTGTAAATTAGGATTGTGTTCACAATGCAATCAGTATGGAACGCAATTCAGAAATAACAAATATCTGGCACCAATTTCCTTCTTGTGAACTGCAATAGCCCAGTGTTGCGTCTGTCCGTTTAGTGTAAAGCACCAAGCTAAATACTCATTAAACACTGTGCATGCGTTATAATTATAATGAATTGGTTTCCTGTTTCTGTTTTTCCAGGCTTGGTTATTTTTAAGGAAATTGCTTCCGATTTCCCGGAGTTTTATTATCTCTTATTACACTTTCAAAGCATAATTGTATTTCCAGATCAAAATTCTAATTTTAGTTTTTCATCCTATCTGGTGGGATACCAACAGTTGCTCAAAATGTGTCAAATTATCAAACAGGTTAGTGTCATTGTCAAAAAGAAACACAATAATGCGAATTTTAGGAGCACGCGTAACATCGTGAACGGATGTAGTGGGACTATAAAGTTATTAATGTGGCTTGGGTAAATTAAATGATGTGAAACATGGGGTTCAAATTAAGGAAACAGAAGTCTGTGTTATATCGCCTGAACAATCTGAAAGTGGAACAGTGTTAAGGCGTCAAGTAGCCAGGTATCGGAGACAATGTTCAAAAGGGAACAGGGAGCATTTGGAAATGAAGTGTTGAATGGTACAGACAACGCCAAAGAATGCAACATGTTCCATGAATATGAAAAAGCCCATAGGAACACACAAATATCCTACCTACTGAACAAGGTAGGCATGATGACTCGCTGATATCTATTTCAGTAAAGAACTATAATGCTGCTCTTTGTGGTTAGTACGGAAATGGTTGCAAGTAGGTGAAACGCAATGGACTACAGCCTTCTGAAAGTTTTGTGCCATGTGTTTAGTATTtgtctctcttcccattcctgtaCTTACCGGTGGTAAACCACAACGACTTGCCTAACAAAGCCAATGTTGGCTGTCAATGGCCACATCATACAAGCCATGTCCTCATAGCAATCCGCCGCTCCATTACCTCGTGCCTTGTAAGGCTGGATTCACATAAAATCCCCATACGCTTGATTGCACGTCCTTAATTATTGAACAGATACATGTTTCTTTTCAATGGATGGGGTAATTAATAGACTATCAGTAAACTGAATTCAACACTTCCTGGCGGTTTACCACTGTTTGTTTATAATGTGTTTCTACTTATTCAAGTCAATATGAAAGAGGGCGAATAGAGGTATTGTGTTCGTGTCTTTTTTGATAGTCACACAACTAAACAGATCAGATTATGCTGATACATAATAAGCAAACTTGGAAATTTCACATTTTCTGTCGGCGTTTGCAATGTATATAATTTAAAGCAATGTTGTTCTTCATTCTACACTCTGGATTCTTGATACACATCAAccagatataaaaaaaaacaattgcatGCTTAATGTACTATTCATCAGATGCTGGTTTTGTTCCGTTCTGCTTATGTGTTTATGTGTTAGTTATTCCTTTAGCTGTATATGAACTGCGTTATTGGTGAAAATTATACAGTGTTAGAATTCATGTTGCATATTAAAGGCTCAATATTCTCCAATCATTATAAAATCAATTGCAAATACCTGGAAGGAAAT contains:
- the zic5 gene encoding zinc finger protein ZIC 5, with the translated sequence MEAALSKRNPALRLADLAANKYHPHQNMSGFPGLVSHTHIHPGEMSSDPSVTLTPFGPEHMAQSSALKLSPSQHMAGHPESQTAAIFGSAQNPGSYPAGHPHSGYASGRDYILRRDLPASAMHGMTEQHPSSSSHHHHHHHHHGMFLSTTGSYGHPDVFPGLHEQSAPGPHHTLNGQMRLGLPGELYRPEHFNHRAEPYPASSLHTYNPMNLNVNLAAAHHGAGAFFRYMRQPIKQELICKWIDQEETSKKPCSKTFSTMHELVNHVTVEHVGGPEQSVHICYWEDCPREGKPFKAKYKLVNHIRVHTGEKPFPCPFPACGKVFARSENLKIHKRTHTGEKPFKCEFDGCDRKFANSSDRKKHSHVHTSDKPYNCKVRGCDKSYTHPSSLRKHMKVHCKSPPPPLSSGYELTNTSLGMVSPASEPVRGRTASVSSQVTNLNEWYVCQGSGAANSLHTPSSNGTSSDTEDEEAYRDPDPRTML